One segment of Longimicrobium sp. DNA contains the following:
- a CDS encoding transglycosylase SLT domain-containing protein — protein MTSLRDWHGFEDSVRWRLVPEGVEIEGSGVERSRGRPAMVARVWNAFGDAINQVAQSTKVPCPLIVATICTESGGNPDALRLEPGYVSDGATPGKVSIGLTQTLISTASETMRMSITRDWLRQPRNAIDAGARYIARQARTTGFDPPLVAAAYNAGKLAHQTGVRNRWKLRQFPIGTAEHCDRFVRFYNDAVSVMASHPTAPAIGHATLLGGGFQPPVVPQAPPPRNPPPAGSAAPSDARVDFAERARPDAVTPYSLGVLKGILRSAGLRRCLVSSTQRPPAEQARVMFDNLERHGVEHQKKLYARAGREVIDVYAEAKARGAAPDQVKAAMERKIIAIGPTKVSRHASDPRVLNVFDVAPSSITDRAAFEAAVRSEPRVAFFLTPPRDPGYHLEIPQPGA, from the coding sequence ATGACCTCCCTGCGCGACTGGCACGGCTTCGAGGACAGCGTCCGCTGGCGCCTGGTGCCCGAAGGGGTGGAGATCGAGGGTTCGGGGGTGGAGCGCAGCCGCGGGCGGCCGGCGATGGTCGCCCGCGTGTGGAACGCCTTCGGCGACGCAATCAACCAGGTGGCGCAGAGCACGAAGGTGCCCTGCCCGCTGATCGTGGCCACCATCTGCACCGAGTCGGGCGGCAACCCCGACGCGCTGCGGCTGGAGCCGGGCTACGTGAGCGACGGGGCCACCCCCGGGAAGGTGAGCATCGGGCTGACGCAGACGCTCATCTCCACCGCCAGCGAGACCATGCGGATGAGCATCACGCGCGACTGGCTGCGCCAGCCGCGCAACGCCATCGACGCCGGCGCCCGCTACATCGCCCGCCAGGCGCGGACGACGGGGTTCGACCCGCCGCTGGTGGCGGCGGCGTACAACGCGGGGAAGCTGGCCCACCAGACCGGGGTGAGGAACCGCTGGAAGCTGCGGCAGTTCCCCATTGGCACCGCCGAGCACTGCGACCGCTTCGTCCGCTTCTACAACGACGCGGTGTCGGTGATGGCCAGCCATCCCACCGCGCCGGCGATCGGCCACGCGACGCTGCTGGGCGGGGGGTTCCAGCCGCCGGTCGTCCCCCAGGCGCCGCCCCCGCGCAATCCGCCGCCCGCGGGCTCCGCGGCTCCGAGCGACGCGCGGGTCGACTTCGCCGAGCGCGCGCGGCCGGACGCGGTGACCCCGTACTCGCTGGGCGTGCTGAAGGGGATCCTGCGCTCCGCCGGATTGCGGCGGTGCCTCGTCTCCAGCACGCAGCGGCCGCCGGCGGAGCAGGCGCGGGTGATGTTCGACAACCTGGAGAGGCACGGCGTTGAGCATCAGAAGAAGCTCTACGCCCGCGCGGGGCGCGAGGTGATCGACGTCTACGCCGAGGCCAAGGCGCGCGGCGCGGCGCCCGACCAGGTGAAGGCGGCGATGGAGCGGAAGATCATCGCCATCGGGCCCACGAAGGTGTCGCGGCACGCGTCGGACCCGCGCGTGCTGAACGTGTTCGACGTGGCGCCCAGCTCCATCACCGACCGCGCGGCGTTCGAGGCGGCGGTGCGGTCCGAGCCGCGCGTCGCCTTCTTCCTGACCCCGCCGCGCGACCCCGGCTACCACCTCGAGATCCCCCAGCCGGGCGCCTGA
- a CDS encoding S8 family serine peptidase, with protein MYALIDRGREELLRGLRVVARYPAFVLVQGDAVPAGIPADEVEVITDDTISVHGEPVRIPEGEWELDDAPHTLVRFAGPVAQEWRDALAAAGVEVRFWCPRFGACLRLPEGMDADALRAGFPFIVGAQPYLQEHCSRGLDEASDHPRAVVPPDLYDVVCFSREDRERVVQELREMGMEVLDASSSKLRVRWTGDPAAIRDVVGVKLVDPARVPVTVQTATAAAPATTADALGLSGADPALTGSGQVIAVADTGLDVGADGAGLHPDFRGRLRFIRSWPINPSWGPFVKAPGADDGPADRNSGHGTHVAGLAAGGGALEARHRGTAPGAGLVFQSIEQYTDIRSDYAARIPSGYYLSGRPLDLRALFREAREQGARIHVNSWGDPAQGKYTDDCYEADLFLRENPDAVVLFAAGNDGCDRDGDRLRDGGTLYAPASAKNVVAVGATEGAASGVGIRGSWGDMDASVQRYRNPADRADAVSGDPAQLAMFSSAGPTADGRIKPDVCAPGTNLVAPRSSVCRQNGWGLASPLPYYMYFGGTSMANGVAGGFAAIVRQAWEAHLGHAPGGAAVKALLVLGARPVLRRDGAGEEPRAAAGFGRLHWAGCAPKQSGRTVRLVEDAPGMATGEVREHRFALRRPGAVRAVLAWYDAPGERLVNDLDLALIGPGGTRVWGNHPAGTAGSPDRANTVEVIDLPAAQPGDYVLRVTAVNVPVGPQPFALAFAFPASPTIDLPVGFLAGIGTTAARRLADAGAGTVGALAGLADGEISARTGLRGKRLVALRERLAALDLASAARPAGVPLTLTLAEVGAPAAPAGVADEAWRSAAAGLAPLASVFDRTRLARIRLADLFPDS; from the coding sequence ATGTATGCATTGATAGATCGCGGCCGCGAGGAGCTCCTGCGGGGGCTCCGCGTGGTCGCCCGCTACCCCGCCTTCGTGCTGGTGCAGGGCGATGCGGTCCCCGCCGGCATCCCCGCCGACGAGGTGGAGGTGATCACCGACGACACCATCTCCGTGCACGGCGAGCCGGTGCGCATCCCCGAGGGCGAGTGGGAGCTGGACGACGCGCCGCACACGCTGGTGCGCTTCGCGGGGCCGGTGGCGCAGGAGTGGCGCGACGCGCTGGCCGCGGCGGGGGTGGAGGTGCGCTTCTGGTGCCCGCGCTTCGGCGCCTGCCTCCGCCTTCCCGAGGGGATGGACGCGGACGCGCTCCGCGCCGGCTTTCCCTTCATCGTCGGCGCGCAGCCGTACCTGCAGGAGCACTGCAGCCGCGGGCTCGACGAGGCGTCGGATCACCCCCGCGCCGTCGTCCCCCCCGACCTGTACGACGTGGTCTGCTTCAGCCGCGAGGATCGCGAGCGCGTCGTCCAGGAGCTCAGGGAGATGGGGATGGAGGTGCTGGACGCGTCGTCGTCCAAGCTCCGCGTTCGCTGGACGGGCGACCCGGCGGCGATCCGCGACGTGGTCGGCGTCAAGCTGGTGGACCCCGCGCGCGTCCCCGTCACCGTGCAGACGGCGACGGCCGCCGCGCCGGCGACGACGGCCGACGCGCTCGGCCTCTCCGGCGCGGACCCGGCGCTCACCGGCAGCGGCCAGGTGATCGCCGTGGCCGACACGGGGCTGGACGTGGGCGCCGACGGCGCCGGGCTGCACCCGGACTTCCGCGGCCGCCTGCGCTTCATCCGCAGCTGGCCCATCAACCCGTCGTGGGGCCCGTTCGTCAAGGCGCCCGGCGCCGACGACGGGCCGGCGGACCGCAACAGCGGCCACGGCACCCACGTGGCCGGGCTGGCCGCCGGCGGCGGCGCGCTCGAGGCGCGGCACCGCGGCACCGCGCCGGGGGCCGGGCTCGTCTTCCAGTCGATCGAGCAGTACACCGACATCCGCTCCGATTACGCGGCGCGGATCCCCTCCGGCTACTACCTGAGCGGGCGCCCGCTGGACCTGCGCGCGCTCTTCCGCGAGGCCCGCGAGCAGGGCGCCCGCATCCACGTGAACTCGTGGGGCGACCCGGCGCAGGGGAAGTACACGGACGACTGCTACGAGGCCGACCTCTTCCTGCGCGAGAACCCCGACGCGGTGGTGCTCTTCGCCGCCGGCAACGACGGGTGCGACCGGGACGGCGACCGCCTGCGCGACGGGGGAACGCTCTACGCCCCCGCGTCGGCGAAGAACGTCGTCGCCGTCGGCGCGACGGAGGGCGCCGCGTCGGGGGTGGGGATCCGCGGCAGCTGGGGCGACATGGACGCGTCCGTCCAGCGCTACCGCAACCCGGCCGACCGCGCCGACGCCGTCTCGGGCGACCCCGCGCAGCTGGCGATGTTCTCCTCCGCGGGGCCCACGGCCGACGGGCGGATCAAGCCCGACGTCTGCGCGCCGGGAACCAACCTGGTGGCGCCGCGCTCCTCCGTCTGCCGGCAGAATGGGTGGGGGCTGGCCAGCCCGCTTCCCTACTACATGTACTTCGGGGGGACGTCGATGGCCAACGGCGTGGCGGGGGGATTCGCCGCGATCGTGCGCCAGGCGTGGGAGGCGCATCTCGGACACGCTCCCGGCGGCGCGGCGGTGAAGGCGCTGCTGGTGCTGGGCGCCCGCCCCGTGCTGCGCCGCGACGGCGCCGGCGAGGAGCCGCGCGCCGCCGCCGGGTTCGGCCGGCTGCACTGGGCGGGGTGCGCGCCGAAGCAGAGCGGTCGTACCGTCCGCCTGGTGGAGGACGCGCCGGGGATGGCGACCGGCGAGGTGCGCGAGCACCGCTTCGCCCTCCGCCGCCCGGGCGCCGTCCGCGCCGTCCTGGCCTGGTACGACGCGCCGGGCGAGCGGCTGGTGAACGACCTGGACCTGGCGCTGATCGGCCCCGGCGGCACCCGCGTGTGGGGGAACCACCCCGCCGGCACGGCGGGCTCGCCCGACCGCGCCAACACGGTGGAGGTGATCGACCTCCCCGCCGCGCAGCCGGGCGACTACGTGCTGCGCGTCACCGCCGTCAACGTTCCCGTGGGCCCGCAGCCCTTCGCGCTGGCCTTCGCCTTCCCCGCCTCGCCCACGATCGACCTCCCCGTCGGCTTCCTGGCGGGGATCGGCACCACGGCGGCGCGCCGGCTGGCCGACGCCGGCGCGGGGACGGTCGGCGCGCTCGCCGGACTGGCCGACGGCGAGATCTCCGCGCGCACGGGGCTCCGCGGCAAGCGGCTGGTGGCGCTGCGCGAGCGGCTGGCCGCGCTGGACCTCGCCTCGGCCGCGCGGCCGGCGGGCGTGCCGCTGACCCTGACCCTGGCGGAGGTCGGCGCCCCGGCCGCGCCCGCCGGCGTGGCCGACGAAGCGTGGCGGAGCGCGGCGGCCGGGCTGGCGCCGCTGGCCTCGGTGTTCGACCGCACGCGCCTGGCGCGCATCCGCCTGGCCGACCTCTTCCCCGATTCCTGA
- a CDS encoding DUF4332 domain-containing protein gives MSGVSVSGATLAETAAEDPYQTISALQAKVSELQTANTALRSQLVSLQDQDLRSREKIVALEGTVATLRDQLGQTRARAGREPDDFASAVGHSLDTLQARLSGLSNPLTDFAVREFSIDAKVAVNVTPLGTVEYRFIQPGERVDPSAVSNVKMTVVPVPKQTTAGAWSPVEYTPTAGVEEIRGIGRQLRQQLNEQGIYTVGDLLHAGGRVRGSVELASVLQVDRYRVDEWLAHAQLLTIRDIDGRIAGVLYEIGVRSLATLADQDPAVLAPAFNAQVQRTGRKRVALVDAATMTPWVRAARNFLGRAPLPEPVPAPDPTPVTVSVDTA, from the coding sequence ATGAGCGGCGTTTCCGTCTCCGGCGCCACGCTGGCCGAGACCGCGGCGGAGGACCCGTACCAGACCATCTCCGCGCTGCAGGCGAAGGTGAGCGAGCTGCAGACGGCCAACACGGCGCTGCGCAGCCAGCTGGTGTCGCTGCAGGACCAGGATCTCCGCAGCCGCGAGAAGATCGTGGCGCTGGAAGGGACGGTGGCCACGCTGCGGGACCAGCTGGGGCAGACCCGGGCGCGCGCCGGCCGCGAGCCCGACGACTTCGCCAGCGCGGTGGGCCACTCGCTCGACACGCTGCAGGCGCGGCTTTCCGGGCTGTCGAACCCGCTCACCGACTTCGCGGTGCGCGAGTTCTCGATCGACGCGAAGGTGGCGGTGAACGTGACGCCGCTGGGCACGGTGGAGTACCGCTTCATCCAGCCGGGCGAGCGGGTGGACCCGTCGGCGGTGAGCAACGTGAAGATGACGGTGGTGCCCGTCCCCAAGCAGACCACGGCGGGCGCGTGGAGCCCGGTGGAGTACACGCCCACGGCCGGGGTCGAGGAGATCCGGGGGATCGGCCGCCAGCTCCGGCAGCAGCTGAACGAGCAGGGGATCTACACGGTGGGCGACCTGCTGCACGCGGGCGGCCGGGTGCGCGGCTCGGTGGAGCTGGCGTCGGTGCTGCAGGTGGACCGCTACCGCGTGGACGAGTGGCTGGCGCACGCGCAGCTGCTGACCATCCGCGACATCGACGGGCGGATCGCCGGCGTGCTGTACGAGATCGGCGTGCGCAGCCTGGCGACCCTGGCCGACCAGGACCCGGCTGTGCTGGCGCCCGCCTTCAACGCGCAGGTGCAGCGCACCGGCCGCAAGCGCGTGGCGCTGGTCGACGCCGCCACGATGACCCCCTGGGTCCGCGCCGCGCGCAACTTCCTGGGCCGCGCGCCGCTCCCCGAGCCCGTCCCCGCGCCCGATCCCACCCCGGTCACGGTCAGCGTCGACACAGCGTGA
- a CDS encoding class I SAM-dependent methyltransferase: protein MSTPAPERYRPFASVPRRNLMQEYLEVPALIHALGIPRGGRILEVGCGRGMALPPIAKLCAPARLVGLDVDGDALADARRHVDERGVAAELVHDDVRAMPFPDASFDVVLDFGTCFHISRPEQALAEITRVLAPGGWFVYETPVSQLLSHPVRSFGRRLPWRSAPSLARFRGRLLWGARRNAA, encoded by the coding sequence ATGAGCACGCCAGCCCCCGAGCGCTACCGGCCGTTCGCCAGCGTCCCGCGCCGGAACCTGATGCAGGAGTATCTCGAGGTGCCCGCCCTCATCCACGCGCTCGGCATCCCGCGCGGCGGACGCATCCTGGAGGTGGGCTGCGGCAGGGGGATGGCGCTGCCGCCCATCGCGAAGCTCTGCGCGCCCGCGCGCCTCGTCGGTCTCGACGTGGACGGTGACGCGCTGGCGGACGCGCGGCGGCACGTGGACGAGCGCGGCGTGGCAGCCGAGCTGGTGCACGACGACGTCCGCGCGATGCCCTTCCCCGACGCCTCGTTCGACGTGGTGCTGGACTTCGGCACCTGCTTCCACATCTCGCGCCCCGAGCAGGCGCTGGCGGAGATCACGCGCGTGCTGGCGCCCGGCGGCTGGTTCGTGTACGAGACGCCGGTCAGCCAGCTCCTCTCGCACCCGGTGCGCTCCTTCGGCCGGCGGCTGCCGTGGCGCTCCGCCCCTTCGCTCGCGCGCTTCCGCGGCCGCCTCCTCTGGGGCGCGCGGCGGAACGCCGCGTAG
- a CDS encoding carbon-nitrogen hydrolase family protein — MLRSDSPPFRIAAVQAAPVFLDRDATVEKACGLIAEAAADGARLVVFPEAFIPTYPFWVWHIPAGHTRPLRALYAELLDNAVAVPGPVTERLGQAASEARAFVAMGINELNAEGSGTSLYNSILYVGPDGGVIGTHRKLVPTAGERLVHAPGDGSTLGVHDTEIGRLSGLVCWENYMPLARYALYAAGVELYAAPTWDHGEPWLSTLRHLGKEGRMYVAGACSVVHRDSIPDRYPFKRDYLPAGLEWINPGGSAIADPDGKWAAEPVLEREAILYADVDPAHLRGPRWQLDLAGHYARPDIFRLTVDRTPRPLLHASQDGRGDAGMEVSGLDIV, encoded by the coding sequence ATGCTGCGCTCCGACTCGCCCCCCTTCCGCATCGCGGCGGTGCAGGCCGCGCCCGTGTTCCTCGACCGCGACGCCACCGTCGAGAAGGCGTGCGGGCTGATCGCCGAGGCGGCGGCCGACGGCGCGCGGCTGGTCGTCTTCCCCGAGGCGTTCATCCCCACCTACCCGTTCTGGGTGTGGCACATCCCGGCCGGGCACACCCGGCCGCTGCGCGCGCTCTACGCCGAGCTGCTGGACAACGCCGTCGCCGTCCCCGGCCCGGTGACGGAGCGGCTCGGCCAGGCGGCGAGCGAGGCCCGCGCGTTCGTGGCGATGGGGATCAACGAGCTGAACGCCGAGGGCAGCGGCACCAGCCTCTACAACTCCATCCTGTATGTTGGACCCGACGGTGGCGTGATCGGCACGCACCGCAAGCTCGTACCCACCGCGGGCGAGCGGCTGGTGCACGCGCCCGGCGACGGGAGCACGCTCGGCGTGCACGACACGGAGATCGGACGCCTCTCCGGCCTGGTGTGCTGGGAGAACTACATGCCGCTGGCGCGATACGCGCTCTACGCCGCCGGCGTGGAGCTGTACGCCGCGCCGACGTGGGACCACGGCGAGCCCTGGCTCTCCACGCTGCGGCACCTGGGGAAGGAAGGGCGGATGTACGTCGCCGGCGCGTGCAGCGTGGTGCACCGCGACTCCATCCCCGACCGGTACCCGTTCAAGCGCGACTACCTCCCGGCCGGGCTGGAGTGGATCAATCCCGGCGGCAGCGCCATCGCCGACCCCGACGGGAAGTGGGCCGCCGAGCCGGTGCTCGAGCGCGAGGCCATCCTCTACGCCGACGTGGACCCGGCGCACCTCCGCGGCCCGCGCTGGCAGCTCGATCTCGCCGGCCACTACGCGCGGCCGGACATCTTCCGGCTGACCGTCGACCGCACGCCGCGCCCGCTGCTGCACGCGTCTCAGGACGGGCGAGGTGACGCGGGGATGGAGGTTTCGGGACTCGACATCGTCTGA
- a CDS encoding rhomboid family intramembrane serine protease has translation MIPLRDENPTELRPIITLAFIALNLGAWVLLQGAGMDQRVLEQSVLVFGTKPCELTGAIPCRSESGLGWAELLTSMFMHGGWEHILGNMLFLWVFGNNIEDSMGHTRFILFYFICGIVAGLAHVLLSPASEIPAVGASGAISGVMGAYVVLYPQARVQTWFPPLFIFHVRAWFFLIYWFAFQLLAGVGSLGGGDTGGVAVWAHVGGFVAGVVLIKVFENRRLVEARRHHVLLSREQVARDEWRL, from the coding sequence TTGATCCCCCTTCGCGACGAGAACCCCACCGAGCTCAGGCCCATCATCACCCTGGCCTTCATCGCGCTGAACCTGGGCGCGTGGGTGCTGCTGCAGGGCGCAGGGATGGACCAGCGGGTGCTGGAGCAGTCGGTGCTGGTCTTCGGCACCAAGCCGTGCGAGCTGACGGGCGCGATCCCCTGCCGCAGCGAGAGCGGGCTGGGGTGGGCGGAGCTGCTGACGTCGATGTTCATGCACGGCGGATGGGAGCACATCCTCGGCAACATGCTGTTCCTGTGGGTGTTCGGGAACAACATCGAGGACTCGATGGGCCACACCCGCTTCATCCTCTTCTACTTCATCTGCGGGATCGTGGCCGGGCTCGCGCACGTCCTGCTGTCGCCGGCCAGCGAGATCCCCGCGGTGGGCGCCAGCGGTGCCATCAGCGGCGTGATGGGAGCGTACGTCGTCCTCTATCCCCAGGCGCGGGTGCAAACCTGGTTCCCGCCGCTGTTCATCTTCCACGTGCGCGCCTGGTTCTTCCTGATCTACTGGTTCGCCTTCCAGCTGCTGGCGGGCGTGGGGAGCCTGGGCGGGGGCGACACCGGCGGCGTGGCGGTGTGGGCGCACGTAGGCGGGTTCGTGGCGGGCGTGGTGCTGATCAAGGTCTTCGAGAACCGCAGGCTGGTGGAGGCTCGCCGGCACCACGTCCTCCTCTCGCGCGAGCAGGTGGCGCGAGACGAGTGGAGGCTGTGA
- the add gene encoding adenosine deaminase, producing the protein MDVTRELLHRLPKAELHVHLDGSLRPETMLELAAEYGKKMPAHDPENLRDYMHVQDARNLVEYLERFEITLSVMQTAEALERIAYELAEDLAGENVRYAEIRYSPILNTRDGLPLTEAVDAPLRGLRRAQEEFGIETAIIICGIRNMDPATSRDLADLTVAYKDRGVVAFDLAGAEYNYPAKKHKDAFYTVINKNMAATIHAGEAYGAESIHQALHYCRANRIGHGTRLFEDPDLMRFMNDFRIPIEICLTSNVQTKAVESFATHPLRQYYDYGLVLSLNTDNRLMSATTVTEEYWRAHRHLGFTWEELVDISLMGFKSSFMHRPRKLEMLAQVADEIAALSEEPAVAV; encoded by the coding sequence ATGGACGTGACGAGAGAGCTGCTGCACCGGCTCCCCAAGGCCGAGCTGCACGTGCACCTGGACGGGTCGCTGCGGCCCGAGACCATGCTGGAGCTAGCCGCCGAGTACGGGAAGAAGATGCCGGCGCACGACCCGGAGAATCTGCGCGACTACATGCACGTGCAGGACGCGCGGAACCTGGTGGAGTACCTGGAGCGCTTCGAGATCACGCTGTCGGTGATGCAGACGGCCGAGGCGCTGGAGCGCATCGCCTACGAGCTGGCCGAGGACCTGGCCGGCGAGAACGTGCGCTACGCCGAGATCCGCTACTCGCCCATCCTCAACACGCGCGATGGGCTGCCGCTGACCGAGGCGGTCGACGCGCCGCTGCGGGGGCTCCGCCGCGCGCAGGAGGAGTTCGGCATCGAGACGGCCATCATCATCTGCGGGATCCGCAACATGGACCCGGCCACCTCGCGCGACCTGGCCGACCTCACGGTGGCGTACAAGGACCGCGGCGTGGTGGCGTTCGACCTGGCGGGCGCGGAGTACAACTATCCCGCGAAGAAGCACAAGGACGCGTTCTACACCGTCATCAACAAGAACATGGCGGCCACCATCCACGCCGGCGAGGCGTACGGGGCCGAGAGCATCCATCAGGCGCTGCACTACTGCCGCGCCAACCGCATCGGGCACGGCACGCGGCTGTTCGAAGACCCCGACCTGATGCGCTTCATGAACGACTTCCGCATCCCCATCGAGATCTGCCTGACCAGCAACGTGCAGACGAAGGCGGTGGAGAGCTTCGCCACGCACCCGCTGCGGCAGTACTACGACTACGGGCTGGTGCTCTCGCTGAACACCGACAACCGGCTGATGAGCGCCACCACGGTCACCGAGGAGTACTGGCGCGCGCACCGGCACCTGGGCTTCACCTGGGAGGAGCTGGTGGACATCTCGCTGATGGGCTTCAAGAGCTCGTTCATGCACCGCCCGCGCAAGCTGGAGATGCTGGCCCAGGTGGCCGACGAGATCGCCGCGCTCTCCGAGGAGCCCGCCGTCGCCGTCTGA
- a CDS encoding TetR/AcrR family transcriptional regulator produces the protein MFKSTKTPKGEETKRRVHGAALSLFREKGLDATTMRDVAAAAGMSLGAAYHYFPSKEAIVMAYYDAVQDEHNRLVEDAVGAHRALRDRLAATFHSKLDMLAGDRRLLGALLRFTGEPEHPLSFLGPATRGIQLRSIATFARPLRDADVPADFRATAALMLWAMHMGVLLYFLYDKSPGQERTHRLADGGIALFISTLKLVRLPLMKSLRTRLTTLLGDAGLLPDLDGAEAAPASG, from the coding sequence ATGTTCAAATCCACGAAGACGCCGAAGGGCGAGGAGACGAAGCGGCGGGTGCACGGGGCGGCGCTCTCGCTGTTCCGCGAGAAGGGGCTCGACGCGACCACGATGCGCGACGTGGCCGCGGCCGCGGGGATGTCGCTGGGGGCGGCGTACCACTACTTCCCCAGCAAGGAGGCCATCGTGATGGCCTACTACGACGCCGTGCAGGACGAGCACAACCGGCTGGTGGAAGACGCCGTCGGCGCGCACCGCGCCCTGCGCGACCGGCTGGCGGCGACCTTCCACTCCAAGCTCGACATGCTCGCGGGCGACCGCCGCCTGCTGGGCGCGCTGCTGCGCTTCACCGGCGAGCCGGAGCACCCGCTCAGCTTCTTGGGGCCGGCCACGCGCGGCATCCAGCTGCGCAGCATCGCCACGTTCGCGCGGCCGCTGCGCGACGCCGACGTCCCCGCGGACTTCCGCGCCACCGCCGCGCTGATGCTGTGGGCGATGCACATGGGCGTCCTGCTCTACTTCCTCTACGACAAGTCCCCCGGCCAGGAGCGGACGCACCGGTTGGCGGACGGCGGCATCGCGCTGTTCATCTCCACCCTGAAGCTGGTGCGCCTGCCGCTGATGAAGTCGCTGCGCACGCGGCTGACGACGCTGCTGGGCGACGCCGGGCTCCTCCCCGACCTCGACGGAGCGGAGGCTGCGCCGGCGAGCGGTTGA
- a CDS encoding HU family DNA-binding protein produces MTKADLVQRVADTIGPGVTKRDCAVVVDAFLNSIKDAMGEHQNIEIRGFGTFKVRERKSRLARNPRTGDPVEVPPRAVPVFKPSKELRALVEERPLV; encoded by the coding sequence ATGACCAAGGCGGATCTTGTCCAACGGGTCGCCGACACCATCGGCCCTGGCGTCACCAAGCGCGACTGCGCCGTGGTGGTGGACGCGTTCCTGAACAGCATCAAGGACGCGATGGGCGAGCACCAGAACATCGAGATCCGGGGCTTCGGCACCTTCAAGGTGCGCGAGCGGAAGAGCCGCCTGGCGCGCAACCCGCGCACCGGCGATCCGGTGGAGGTGCCGCCGCGCGCCGTGCCGGTCTTCAAGCCCTCGAAGGAGCTCCGGGCCCTCGTCGAGGAGCGGCCGCTCGTCTGA